The window taataaaaaaaaaccattacaAGAAAATTAGGAGGagcattttattttattattatttttttaaagttatcaAAAGGTACCAAACTTAcaatgtagttttttttttttttttttttggataagaaacaatatcattaattaaacGAAATGTCCAAATATATCCAATGGTACAAGAGGAACCCAATCAAATGAGATTACAAAACGAACCCAATCAGAGGGTTTACAAAAGGTGTTACCAATTTGcaataaggaaaaagaagttatGACTATGTATGGCTGTATATCTTTGCACCAAAAAAGGGCATTATGAATGATAGTGTCGGTTATGTCACTTGCCGTCTTGTTGTTTTCCTGGAGGATTCTAATGTAGTTAGTTATTGAGAATGGACAATGGAAAGAACGATGGCCAACAGTTTATCATTACTGCAGGATACTGGCAAGTCTGTATTCAGGAACTGTCTGTATCTGGAACTACCAATCTCAGGTATGTAGATCTGTTTATTGGACAAGGTTAAAAGTAGCGTAGACATTCAATTGACTTGAATTTTTTGTCTAGTCCCAAGTTTTagacatttaaaattaactctAGCCTTTTAATGACGTCACAGACTATGGTTAAATCTTTTGAGGTCACTGAGTTACCAGGTAATATATATTCCTTCTCTCTGGTCTATTTGAGATTGTATCCTCCCAAGCAGCACTTTTCTTTCACGCTCTCCTGATCGGACctcattttacttttcaatGTTAATGGTATTTTTGCAGTCAGGTCGGCCAAATTTATACCACGGAAGCAGTGGGTTGTTGCTGGAGCTGATGACATGTTTATTCGTGTATACAACTATAATACAATGGACAAGATAAAAGTTTTTGAGGCACACACAGACTACATCAGATGTGTGGCTGTTCATCCTAACCTTCCTTATGTTTTGTCTTCATCTGATGATATGCTTATAAAGCTTTGGGATTGGGATAAGGGTTGGGTGTGTACTCAGATTTTTGAGGGGCATTCTCATTATGTGATGCAAGTAACATTTAATCCCAAAGACACCAACACCTTTGCTAGTGCATCCCTTGATCGGACAATAAAGGTATAATAATTACCATGTGGGTGCATTTtgtccaattttcttttatttactcTAATTACCCTCTGGTAACTTTTTGGCCTCCTCTTTGCAGATTTGGAACCTTGGATCACCTGATCCTAATTTTACGTTAGATGCCCATCAGAAAGGAGTGAATTGCGTTGATTATTTCACAGGAGGTGACAAACCTTACCTCATTACTGGTTCTGACGATCACACTGCTAAGGTCCTTATTGGTTAACGAGTTTCTCAAGTGTAGATGTTTTAATGGACACATGTTAGTGTGGCTAATGAGTGTGTAATCTTACAAACACAGGTATGGGACTACCAAACGAAGAGTTGTGTTCAGACACTTGAAGGTCACACACACAATGTCTCCGCAGTCTGTTTTCATCCAGACCTTCCAATTATAATTACAGGTTCAGAAGATGGAACGGTTCGCATATGGCATTCAACAACTTATAGGTAAGTTTTGTCACTAATCgttgttataatttataagagCATGCATATGTTGGCAGTTATTTGGATCAATGCTTATACGATgcattatttttaatagtatAATTGGAGCAGATTGAGAAACCACATCAGTTATGCATCTTTTAGGAATTTCAGTGACCCTccaaaaagaattatttttctttgttgtagTCTACATGAATTCGAGAACtccaaaccttttgttcttttattttgttttgttttctttgttcatGAATTCTAGAACTTCAAACCTTTTGGCATGTTTAGCTTTAGGTCTAGGcttgttttggttatttttaagtttcatTTGACATGATTCTCCCCGACCCAATGTCTTCCTTTTTAGCCACAAATTGGAACTTGGGTATCCATATCCTTCCACACGACTTCTACTTGGGACCCGTTGTGGAAAAGATTCAAAAACAATTATCGTCTGGGAATAGAAGTTTATTCTCTGAGAGATAGACTTACCCTGATTCAATCAGTCCTTAGTGGCATCTCGATTTATCCTTATTTGTATTTAGAATCCTTGTAAGGGTCCACAATACCCTAGAAAAGCTTATAGGTACTTTTTTATGGGAAGGGGTGGAGGAAGGGAAAGGTTCACATTTGGTTAGTTAGAAGTTTGTGGCAACGCTAACCCGATGGGGCTAGGAGTTTGGGTATAGGGATTCTTAGGTTGGGCCTTGTTGGCTAAGTGGTTGTGTTGCTTCTCTCTCGAGTTTGACCATTTGTGACATAATGTTATTGCAAGTAGATATGGTCCTCACCCCTTCACTTGTCTCTTGAAAAAGCTGTTATTGTGGTTAGCTGGGGTGGTATGATTTTGTCGGATGTTTGGGGTGAGAGAATGCTAGAATTTTTAGAGGAAGAGAGTGGGATCTTAGTGATGTCTGGTCATTGGTTAGATTTCATGGTTCTCTTTAGGTTTCAGTTTTGAAGCAGTTTTGTAATCATATGATTGGTCACATTTTGCTTAATTGGACCCCTTTCATAACTTGAGGTTCGTCTTTATGGGGCTCTTCTGTCCTTGTACCTCTCATTTTTAATCTCaattaaagttgttttattaaaaaaaaaagtattcaCCCCTTCGCTTGTCTCTTGAAGAGGGTTTTGAGAGGTATCACCCAAAAAATCTTCGGAAAGCTATTTTGGATTGGCTCCCTTTCTTTTTGCCATTTGTTCACAATATGAGAATTGTTATTGGGAAGACCAATGGTTGGGGGTTAGCCCTCTTTACGCTTTGTTTTCTCGTCTCTACCATTTATCCAATTCAAAATTCTGATTTCTTGCTtttgtctttcctttttttttggaaCTCTTCCTCTATTTCACTTGGTCTCAATCGTCCCCTTTTTGACAGGGAGGCTAATGATGTTGTTGCCCTCCTTTCTTTGATTGGAGATTTACTTGAGCTGAGGGTGTCTTTGCCCCCAATTTGGGACAAGGGTAGCGCTTTGGTTTGCTTGTTTTCTGCTATTAGAGGTCTTTagaggaaaggaaaaataaattttttagaggGGTTGAAAGATCTGTAGGGGAATTGTGGTCTTTTATTTGATCTCACGCTTCTATTTGAGTTTTTATGTGTAaagttttttgtaatttttctcgAAGCcttgttttgatttattggagCACTTTCTTGTGTTAACTGGGCTCCCCTTGTTGTGTTCGTTTCATTTTCCccttatattttttcatttattctcTATTCGCTTATCTTTTTACTGGtctttttgaaatattgtttttgaTTTTTCCGACGGGGGCTTTGTTTTTCTCAGTGATATCATTAGTATGCTGCATGCTGCATGTctgtttttattgttgttttaatGTTGATTAAGGCCAACACTATTGGAATGGATGAATTTTATTAGAGCTACCTTTTGGGCTGATTGGAACCACATAATTTTCCAGAGCGATGAGGgatcttttttcattttcttttgttggatTATACTGTTCTCTTTGTAACGATAGACTGTCTTCTCTTTGCCCTAATTGAAAGGCTATTTGTAGTTCTTCTCTTGGGTTGAGGCTTTCTCcctcttttatttgtttcacGTCTTTCATGGAAAagtttctataaaaaaaaggaagaagaagaagagactATGACGAAGTATGATCACTTGGTTTGTttgcttgtttttctttttgagacAGACAACTTGGTTTGTTATGGGCTGTCAGTTGCTTTtcattactatattttgttactttttgtATCTAGATTTTGTGGAATTGCGTCTGCTTCATTGGCATTTCCActagttttaattatttctgaTTTACAGGCTTGAAAATACATTAAATTATGGCCTTGAGCGAGTTTGGGCAATTGGATACATGAAGAGCTCACGCCGGTAAGTtgatcaattttcaatttccttGCTTATGTTAAAATCTCAGTTACATTTCTTTCGTGTCCTGATGTAGGATTTTTGAATGCTATaccattatttctattttcttaaaacattaACTTGAGATCCCTACTGTACCATACCCACCCTCCCACAGTATTGGTTCAATTAGCATGATGTTATGGTCAAGAAGAATTCCATTGGGGTTTCAACCAAAAATTTCTATGattcataaaatttacaaTGACTTGAACCTGGCTAAAATACTACTCTCTACAGGGTTGTGATTGGTTATGATGAAGGAACCATTATGGTAAAACTTGGCCGGGAAGTACCTATTGCAAGTATGGACAACAGTGGAAAGATAATATGGGCTAAGCataatgaaattcaaactGTAAACATCAAAAGTGTGGGAGCAGACTTTGAGGTCTGGAATGTTTTTATCTATAACTTTTTATTGATCATTAACTTGTTTCTGGTGTGGCCTTAGTGTTGTGTGCTTTTTTTGCTTCATAGGTTACTGATGGAGAGAGATTGCCTTTAGCTGTTAAGGAGATGGGAACTTGTGATCTCTATCCTCAAGTAAGTTACTTTTACATCTGCATTTGAATTCTCTGTATATTTTATCATGAATTGGCTCGAGCTATTcctttattttatgaaaaccttCGATTGTAGCCTATAGTGATGTTTATACTTTTGCATGCTTATTCTGGCAATATACTGCCATTTATAGGAGATctgaattttaatattttcaatatatataatgtaggTGATGTGTatgtcaatatttttaatatacacATGCACACTTTCCATGAACACCGCTTTTCCTGTCTTTACTGAATTTTAGTTCAGAACCTCTCGAGAACTTTTCTTAGGTTCTTGGCCCCTGTTTCTGCTGTTATGTTTTATTCTAAGTCAATGAAGTTGTTGATTCTGAGTTCAATTTCCAATTATAGTTTCTTGTAGAGTTGTAGTTACTTGATAGTTACACTAATTCATATACCATGGGTAGAATATTTTTGGCTACCAATTCAAGTTACATATCAAAGAAGGGGCAAAAAGGTCAATGGAGGTGAAACCATTGCTGCTGGGGAGGGAAGTGTTGAGTGAGATGAGAGAATATTTGTGGGGACCATTTGGGTGAGGGAGTTAGCTGTTCTCCACATAGTGAGTAcataaataattgtttgttCGCTAGCTTGTTTTTGAAGTAAATTCTCCGTGGAGGAGAGGATTGTGTATTTTCCTTTGGGAACTTTTGGTTAtctaaatatcaatatcatcGTGAGGAGACACATCTTAGAGAACATTTAGTTTAAGTTTGTTTTGCATGGTCGTGGTGGGACCTTTTGATTGCAGTCTTTGCAGAAATTTATTACTTATAGTTATTATTGCTCCTTGCATGGCTGACCAAcccttttcatttaaatagtATAACTAGAGTctcatttcttatatttatattttaaactctCTGGTTCATGTCTTACAGAACTTGAAGCACAATCCCAATGGGAGATTTGTTGTTGTCTGTGGAGATGGTgagtatattatatatactgCTCTCGCATGGAGAAACAGGTCATTTGGTTCAGCTTTGGAGTTCGTTTGGTCGGCTGATGGAGAATATGCTGTGAGAGAAAGTACATCgaagatcaaaattttcagtAAAAATTTCCaggtttatgtttattttcatCATAGGacttcacttttttatttgttgcttTAGTGGTGAAAGATATTAATGTGATTTTCTATTTGGAAAATGAATTTCCTGATCCTTTTGGCTATACGCATGCATATGGATGCACACTCTTAGGTGCTGAAGAGCATAGTTACAGATtggaaattataattattgttcttGCACCAAGTGCTTTGAAGAACTTGTTGGAACTTGGGTGTTTTACAACAGCCTCATGGATATGTACAGCTAGGATAGTTAATTACATGTGATCTATATCATATATGCAAAGTTggtcttttattaaaaataatcatattacACGATGTAACATGGAATAGATGAATATGAATATCATGAGCTGTTGTGTATATAAAACTACTTGTCACTGGTACTTGTGCCTTCTATGGTAAGTTCATGAGTTGGTGTTGGAGGAGTAAGAGAGTTCTTGGAGAATGTGGTTAGAAACTCACTATAGAGTTTTACTGCAACATCTGAGTTTATAGCATTCAAGTGCAAGGATACTAAATTACTCAGTAAAAATAagtattattgtttttataaaaactactgtcattattttatgttgttCCATTGTTAGACAGTGGAGTTAACTAGAACTAACTTTTCAGGAAAAGAGGAGTATTCGACCTACCTTTTCAGCCGAGCACATCTATGGAGGAACTCTGTTAGCCATGTGTTCCAAtgattttatatgtttctatGATTGGGCAGAGTGCAGACTGATCCGCCGTATTGATGTAACTGTGAAGGTTGGTACACACTTGCATTTGTTAACTggttttccatttcttttgtaatatGGTTCTAATTCCTTTTATGATTAATTGACTATTTCCAGAACCTTTATTGGGCTGATAGCGGTGATTTGCTGGCAATAGCCAGTGATACATCATTTTATATCCTGAAGTACAATGTAAGAATACTTGTTATGTCGTTAAAAAGTCGATGATGTTCAATTGTTTTCCTTACACAATATGAATCTGAATCTTGCTTCTCACTGCATCATTGTTTTGATGTATTTGTATATGTATGGATTGAAGCATTGCCTTGAAAGTCGTTTCTCAGCTAACAGAAGTGAATATTGCAGCGTGATGCAGTCTCTTCCTATTTAGATAGTGGAAGGCCTGTTGATGAACAAGGGGTTGAAGATGCATTTGAGCTCCTGCATGAAGTGAATGAACGTGCAAGGACTGGCCTTTGGGTTGGGGATTGCTTCATTTACAACAACTCTTCCTGGAGACTGAACTACTGTGTTGGTGGCGAGGTACTGTGAATGATCAACATTTGGTTGTTAATTTTTGTCAACTTGCAGATATATTTACGAGTCAAAATCTAACTTGATAAATAACATCATAATTTCAGGTAACCACAATGTTTCATTTGGATCGACCCATGTATTTGCTTGGATATCTTGCCAGCCAAAGTCGGGTCTATTTGATAGACAAAGAGTTCAAGTATGGAAACTTTAGTCCTTTTCATGGAGTCATGGAATCTTGATTCGATATGAGCTGCATTCAGAAATTTGATGTTATTTATTGTGATGCAGTGTCGTTGGATACACATTACTTCTTAGCTTGATTGAGTACAAGACCCTTGTAATGCGTGGGGACTATGAAAGAGCCAATGAAATCTTACCTTCAATTCCCAAGGAGCATCATAACAGGTAATAGATCAAAgagtttaaagtttttgatTGAAGTGTTGAGAATATTTTGCTGTTCAATACTATTTGGTTTCTAGCCTAGCTTGTACATGATAAGCTAGGTTTGTTTGGATATGAAGGTACTGCCCCATTATTTGTTTCCATGGTTGTGGATGGTTCCTGTCCTGCAACTTCTGATACAGTCTGAGATTCATTTGagttgtttgtttctttttccctttctgtGTTTTGTTTCTTCAGTTCCCACCTTGAATATTTACTTCGACACCCAACATTTgataatatttcaaatggcAAATTTGATAGTATTTAACCATATGGAAACTTATGGGTATCTGTACctgaaatattttgaatcgGTGGGCCCTTATTGTCATACCCTGTGTTGTCTTTTAAAAGATAGACTTATTTTGTTTAGTCTttcttgtttctgtttttttttgcttcttggATATGCTATTTCCTTACGTGCCAAAATATTCTGAATATCGAAGGGCTCTTGTTGTCATACTCAAACATTTTGCTTCTTGGGGATTTCTGTATCTTTTGCTAGTTTGTTCTTGGTTGTGCCCGATGGATTTAAACTTTTCGATACTGTCTTTCTGGTAAAGTTTAGTGTATGATAATTGATCCTGTTCGTTGCTAGTGTGGCCCGTTTCTTGGAAGCACGAGGTATGACAGAGGAAGCTCTGGAAGTAGCTACTGATCTGGATTATAGATTTGATCTTGCAATACAGCTCGGTAGATTAGAAATTGCAAAggtataattaacttttatatgtatttttatttatttatatgtattttgtttaattttactGAATAGAGTTAACTGTGCGAAACgtagaattaaaattttcatttctcatgCGCATTAAAAAATTCACTGGCCTACTTGCAGGAAATTGCAGTTGAAGTACAGAGTGAATCCAAGTGGAAGCAGCTTGGAGAATTGGCTATGTCCATCGGAAAGGTTCCTTctcattttgaacttttgcaAGCGCTCATTTCTTGTGTATGTCGATTGACATTTGTTCCTCTGTTTCATTTGCAGTTAGACATGGCCGAGGAATGTTTGAAGTATGCTGTAGATTATAGTGGTTTGTTATTGCTGTACTCTTCCCTAGGAGACGCTCAAGGGATATCACAACTTGCAACCCTTGCCAAGGAGCAAGGAAAGAACAACGTTGCATTCCTATGTTTATTTATGTTGGGTAAATTGGAAGACTGCCTTCAGTTGTTAGTAGAAAggtaaaacaagaaaaatctTCTTGCACACCATCCTCATGTCAAATAATACTTAATTTTGTATCATATAACTAAAAATACGTacaatgtgtatatataatttttttacagtAATAGGATTCCTGAAGCTGCTTTGATGGCTCGATCTTATCTTCCAAGCAAGGTATCAGAGATAGTTGCAATTTGGAGGAAAGACCTGAGTAAGGTAAGCTAAATGGTTACCTTTCTGTTGAtgttctatttatttaaaactagTCCATAACATGTTGTGAGATGTatgtaaaatttatagtttatgaaaattatgaaaattttaagagcGAAATAGGAAAACATTATTTTCCACAACCCCATTTATAAAACAGGAATAAGAATTTTGAATCCTTTCATTTTATACATGATTTGTACTAActgtaaactaaattttcgAACACTGGACCAATATTGTAACACAATAGTATACTATGCATAATTAAGTACAAGGATATATAACAATTCCTCTTCATTGTCTAAAAtatgttcttaatttttcaaagCTTCACTATGACATGGTTCCGTAGCTCctttatgaaaaacaaaacattttaatcTTCATTGTTTATAGAACTTTGAGTGTTCTAATTTATGGTATCACTTACATCTTGATAGCTTGAAAAGGACCGTATATGTATTGacaatgattttaaattattttttatatatggaTCGCAACCGTAATATGTGAATGGATTCACCAATTTAATGTAAAGCTTACCTTTACTTGGATATTTGCCTCCTATTAGCATTAATTACGCTTATTGGACTAAAAAACACTTTACAAACAACTGCTTCTCAAGTTCCCATTAGTGAAGTGAAGAAAATgaacttaataaaaaaataattacaaaatggaAATGTATAGGTTCTTCCTTCATAgcttttctattattattatttttaatctttatagGATAGATAGTATAGATATAGATGAATCGGTGAAGGAAGCATTTTTGACAATGCCTACTATTAACATTGTGGAACATAAAGTTTATAGTTTTTAGTGACATTGTAAATAAACGTATGGCGGTAAAGTTTTTCGAAATTGTGGACACTGATAGTATAACATGCGAAAACTTCTCATTTGTGCTCATGTAGTTATGAAGTTATGATTTGTAGAAAGGAACTGCATTTAATGGGGCTGTATTAGCATTTCTTTTACGATCCTAGGACATCTTGATAAACATTGGCCGTAACTCAGGTTAACCCAAAAGCTGCCGAGTCATTGGCTGATCCTGAGGAGTATCCTAATTTGTTTGATGACTGGCAAGTTGCACTTTCTGTTGAATCTAGAGCTGCACAAGACAggtaaaagttttgtttttttctgtttagggttggatttgtttttccatcattttgtGCACCTGCCAGCGGAAGTGCACAAATGCATGTGCAAAACAAAACAGCGAACTCATAATCCATTCGAAGTTTGGATTACaatgtttttctgttttgttgCCTCTATATAGTTTGCTGATACCTGACTTCtactataaatataataaatggtctcttttctctttggtATGTGTTTTTCAGGGGAGTTTTTAACCCTGCAGAGGAGTATAGTAATCTTGCTGATAAGCCATACACGACACTTGTGGAGGCATTTAGAAGTATGCAAACAGAAGGGCATCTTGAAAATGGAGACATTGATCATGAGGTATGGGCCTTTGCTCgagtgaaaatgaattaagatCTCAGCTGTAGATgctgtttttggttttgttactTTAGGATTTGAATCTTAGCGACGAACCTGTTGATATGAAGAGCATAGTTTGAAGTGTCTATTCCAAGTAGTGGGAGGTTTTCATCTATACCCAATGAATGCAAATTCGAATATGTATAGAACTTAGAAGAGAACATCTCTGTTACAAAATATGAGTTccatatttgtttaattttatccCAAATAAACTCGCATCCCCATAGTTTTGTTCAACTCAGTGTTATAGAATCTAGCATTATATATTATGCTGTTGTTATCACTTTCTCCATCCCTCTCTTTATCCTTTCAACTGTTTTTTACAACAGGATGCCGAACagaatggagaagaagagcAAGAGAAGCATATAGAAGAACCCAATGGTAATGAGAGCCAAGAGGAGGGTGAGGGTATTGTGGTTGATGCAGATTCAACGGATGGTGCAGTTCTTGTTAATGGTAGTGAGGCTGATGAAGAGTGGGGTAAGAATACCCCATCAGCCTAAAAGCAATTGGTTGGGCGAGTGCGAAATCCAATTTTGTCTCTGGTGATTAGTTGATCCCAAAATGCCATTTTagaacttcatttttcaatgaCCTATATGTTTGCCGACCATAGAGACATGCTAACGcacacaaacacaaacacaaacacacCCAAGCTAACGAAGAATTATTGTATTCGTTTTGGTTTATAACTTCTGTAGGTCATCCTTTTGATTGTAGTGATTACGGCACATAAGTAGAGGTCGTGCAAGATGATTGGTTCCTGGCTGCTGCATGGAAACACCTAACTTGAGTTGAGAGAAAGGAAATATTTAGCATGAAGAGGGGGGAGCTTTGGCACCATGATAAACGGCATTGGAGGACACAAGTTTTCTTTCATCATGTTGGGAAACAGCGTTCGAAAAGCCCTTGAGATTCTTTGCAAACTACTACTTCTCATATGTTATTGTGATTTAGATGTGGCCTTAAAAATCATGTTAGTTTAATACAACAAATTCATTATCATCGTCCTCTGGCCTTGTTCTTTAGGGATTGTCTTTGTGCATCATCGGCACTGAAGAAGTTTCTTACTTTTCTCTGTGAAGTTTTGTTGTATACATTTTGCACCcaacattttattgaaatgagaATTCTACTGATGCAATTTTCTCTACCCAAAAACCAATAACTCTAATTTCGTTTGTTTGATTGATTCTGTCTTTTCTTcagattttattgttttattgttgGTGATATGTTCATTTGACTCAAAATGTGAGTCAAATGTGTACTTacaattagttttatattacaTGTATTTGCCAAGCTGGTTTTACAAATTGATTAATATACTCTTGTTTTCCTCTCCTATATAGAAATATCTTTGTAAATTATGAGTTGATGGACAATACTCGTttacatttctcaaatttatttctcatttttgtctattcaaattctttggatgttatttttttccctttaactaattttatagtgctagttttttcttgaattaaTATCAGTTTTCATGACTAAAATGAATATAGTTCAACAAAACACTTGTGAACATGTACACGAGCAATATGAGTAATACTTCACGGTGTGGTAATTCAAAATGCAAAATTGGTTCCATCTACAAATCAATTTGGTATTTGGAAATACATTAtacaattttact of the Cucumis sativus cultivar 9930 chromosome 3, Cucumber_9930_V3, whole genome shotgun sequence genome contains:
- the LOC101207279 gene encoding coatomer subunit beta'-3 isoform X3; protein product: MPLRLAIKRKLAQRSERVKSVDLHPTEPWILASLYSGTVCIWNYQSQTMVKSFEVTELPVRSAKFIPRKQWVVAGADDMFIRVYNYNTMDKIKVFEAHTDYIRCVAVHPNLPYVLSSSDDMLIKLWDWDKGWVCTQIFEGHSHYVMQVTFNPKDTNTFASASLDRTIKIWNLGSPDPNFTLDAHQKGVNCVDYFTGGDKPYLITGSDDHTAKVWDYQTKSCVQTLEGHTHNVSAVCFHPDLPIIITGSEDGTVRIWHSTTYRLENTLNYGLERVWAIGYMKSSRRVVIGYDEGTIMVKLGREVPIASMDNSGKIIWAKHNEIQTVNIKSVGADFEVTDGERLPLAVKEMGTCDLYPQNLKHNPNGRFVVVCGDGEYIIYTALAWRNRSFGSALEFVWSADGEYAVRESTSKIKIFSKNFQEKRSIRPTFSAEHIYGGTLLAMCSNDFICFYDWAECRLIRRIDVTVKNLYWADSGDLLAIASDTSFYILKYNRDAVSSYLDSGRPVDEQGVEDAFELLHEVNERARTGLWVGDCFIYNNSSWRLNYCVGGEVTTMFHLDRPMYLLGYLASQSRVYLIDKEFNVVGYTLLLSLIEYKTLVMRGDYERANEILPSIPKEHHNSVARFLEARGMTEEALEVATDLDYRFDLAIQLGRLEIAKEIAVEVQSESKWKQLGELAMSIGKLDMAEECLKYAVDYSGLLLLYSSLGDAQGISQLATLAKEQGKNNVAFLCLFMLGKLEDCLQLLVESNRIPEAALMARSYLPSKVSEIVAIWRKDLSKVNPKAAESLADPEEYPNLFDDWQVALSVESRAAQDRGVFNPAEEYSNLADKPYTTLVEAFRSMQTEGHLENGDIDHEDAEQNGEEEQEKHIEEPNGNESQEEGEGIVVDADSTDGAVLVNGSEADEEWGHPFDCSDYGT
- the LOC101207279 gene encoding coatomer subunit beta'-2 isoform X1, which codes for MPLRLAIKRKLAQRSERVKSVDLHPTEPWILASLYSGTVCIWNYQSQTMVKSFEVTELPVRSAKFIPRKQWVVAGADDMFIRVYNYNTMDKIKVFEAHTDYIRCVAVHPNLPYVLSSSDDMLIKLWDWDKGWVCTQIFEGHSHYVMQVTFNPKDTNTFASASLDRTIKIWNLGSPDPNFTLDAHQKGVNCVDYFTGGDKPYLITGSDDHTAKVWDYQTKSCVQTLEGHTHNVSAVCFHPDLPIIITGSEDGTVRIWHSTTYRLENTLNYGLERVWAIGYMKSSRRVVIGYDEGTIMVKLGREVPIASMDNSGKIIWAKHNEIQTVNIKSVGADFEVTDGERLPLAVKEMGTCDLYPQNLKHNPNGRFVVVCGDGEYIIYTALAWRNRSFGSALEFVWSADGEYAVRESTSKIKIFSKNFQEKRSIRPTFSAEHIYGGTLLAMCSNDFICFYDWAECRLIRRIDVTVKNLYWADSGDLLAIASDTSFYILKYNRDAVSSYLDSGRPVDEQGVEDAFELLHEVNERARTGLWVGDCFIYNNSSWRLNYCVGGEVTTMFHLDRPMYLLGYLASQSRVYLIDKEFNVVGYTLLLSLIEYKTLVMRGDYERANEILPSIPKEHHNSVARFLEARGMTEEALEVATDLDYRFDLAIQLGRLEIAKEIAVEVQSESKWKQLGELAMSIGKLDMAEECLKYAVDYSGLLLLYSSLGDAQGISQLATLAKEQGKNNVAFLCLFMLGKLEDCLQLLVESNRIPEAALMARSYLPSKVSEIVAIWRKDLSKVNPKAAESLADPEEYPNLFDDWQVALSVESRAAQDRGVFNPAEEYSNLADKPYTTLVEAFRSMQTEGHLENGDIDHEDAEQNGEEEQEKHIEEPNGNESQEEGEGIVVDADSTDGAVLVNGSEADEEWGKNTPSA
- the LOC101207279 gene encoding coatomer subunit beta'-2 isoform X2, which translates into the protein MPLRLAIKRKLAQRSERVKSVDLHPTEPWILASLYSGTVCIWNYQSQTMVKSFEVTELPVRSAKFIPRKQWVVAGADDMFIRVYNYNTMDKIKVFEAHTDYIRCVAVHPNLPYVLSSSDDMLIKLWDWDKGWVCTQIFEGHSHYVMQVTFNPKDTNTFASASLDRTIKIWNLGSPDPNFTLDAHQKGVNCVDYFTGGDKPYLITGSDDHTAKVWDYQTKSCVQTLEGHTHNVSAVCFHPDLPIIITGSEDGTVRIWHSTTYRLENTLNYGLERVWAIGYMKSSRRVVIGYDEGTIMVKLGREVPIASMDNSGKIIWAKHNEIQTVNIKSVGADFEVTDGERLPLAVKEMGTCDLYPQNLKHNPNGRFVVVCGDGEYIIYTALAWRNRSFGSALEFVWSADGEYAVRESTSKIKIFSKNFQEKRSIRPTFSAEHIYGGTLLAMCSNDFICFYDWAECRLIRRIDVTVKNLYWADSGDLLAIASDTSFYILKYNRDAVSSYLDSGRPVDEQGVEDAFELLHEVNERARTGLWVGDCFIYNNSSWRLNYCVGGEVTTMFHLDRPMYLLGYLASQSRVYLIDKEFNVVGYTLLLSLIEYKTLVMRGDYERANEILPSIPKEHHNSVARFLEARGMTEEALEVATDLDYRFDLAIQLGRLEIAKEIAVEVQSESKWKQLGELAMSIGKLDMAEECLKYAVDYSGLLLLYSSLGDAQGISQLATLAKEQGKNNVAFLCLFMLGKLEDCLQLLVESNRIPEAALMARSYLPSKVSEIVAIWRKDLSKVNPKAAESLADPEEYPNLFDDWQVALSVESRAAQDRGVFNPAEEYSNLADKPYTTLVEAFRSMQTEGHLENGDIDHEDAEQNGEEEQEKHIEEPNGNESQEEGEGIVVDADSTDGAVLVNGSEADEEWVITAHK